A stretch of the Paramormyrops kingsleyae isolate MSU_618 chromosome 16, PKINGS_0.4, whole genome shotgun sequence genome encodes the following:
- the LOC140578816 gene encoding uncharacterized protein, producing the protein MKPNVTSNFPWGGKEVASICSNSCLYIMALMHIPAQNVSVELSDDSDFESPALQRRRVIQQEAPQSTSQREAPERHEGVAANTPADEGLNLLQANVHFADFIPVNLEEDEAVEEAIRLSLLEEAVQPLHDSRITLSREEMTGIVKAHSERVVTSAFRPIHISRGYLWTTALRQFSRRKFAESTDMLYVTFASDEDTAEDADDLGGPRREFFRLLVKAIYTESGAFEEAPNGFVPRMNISDDVYHNSPGW; encoded by the exons ATGAAACCAAACGTCACTTCCAATTTCCCATGGGGTGGTAAGGAAGTGGCCTCCATCTGCTCTAACTCATGTCTCTACATAATGGCATTAATGCACATTCCAGCACAG AATGTGAGTGTAGAACTGTCTGATGACAGTGATTTTGAGAGTCCAGCATTACAGAGGAGGAGAG TGATTCAGCAAGAAGCCCCACAGTCTACATCACAGAGGGAAGCCCCTGAGAGGCATGAGGGTGTAGCAGCAAATACTCCAGCAGATGAGGGCTTGAATTTGCTGCAAGCTAATGTTCACTTTGCAGATTTTAT CCCTGTTAATCTCGAAGAAGATGAAGCTGTTGAAGAGGCCATAAGACTCAGTCTTTTAGAAGAGGCAGTGCAGCCCTTACATGACTCAAG AATAACCTTAAGCAGAGAAGAAATGACAGGAATTGTGAAAGCACACAGTGAGAGAGTTGTCACATCAGCATTCCGACCAATCCATATCAGCCGAGGATACTTGTGGACAACTGCCCTCCGGCAGTTCAGTAGACGCAAATTTGCAGAGAGCACCGACATGCTTTATGTCACATTTGCCAGCGATGAAGACACTGCTGAGGATGCTGATGACCTAGGAGGACCAAGGCGAGAATTCTTTCGTCTGCTTGTAAAAGCCATCTACACAGAAAGTGGAGCTTTTGAAG AGGCTCCAAATGgatttgttccaagaatgaacATTT CAGATGATGTCTACCATAATAGTCCAGGGTGGTGA